Proteins encoded in a region of the Clostridium beijerinckii genome:
- a CDS encoding NAD(P)H-dependent oxidoreductase — MKTLVISAHPDIESSKVNKVWKRELLKYPDEITIHELYKEYPDWNIDAINESNIVCVHFISSFKY; from the coding sequence ATGAAAACACTTGTTATTTCAGCTCATCCAGATATAGAGAGTTCAAAAGTAAATAAAGTATGGAAGAGAGAATTACTTAAATATCCTGATGAAATTACCATTCATGAACTGTACAAAGAATATCCTGATTGGAATATAGATGCCATTAATGAAAGTAATATAGTCTGTGTCCACTTTATCTCATCGTTTAAATACTGA
- a CDS encoding ketose-bisphosphate aldolase, producing the protein MLINMKELLSVAQENKFAVPAFNTSSNMILRGVMEACKEKQAPVIIAIHPDELSFVEDSFIASVKEEAFKSNVPVVIHLDHGGTFEQILRAIKCGFTSVMIDASHMSFEENIAITKKVVEAAHPINVSVEAELGTIGTTGNGGEYGADEIIYTDPEKAKEFVERTGVDTLAIAIGTSHGIYPKNMKPKLRLDLLKTIREIVQIPLVLHGGSANSDDEIAESVKLGISKINISSDIKDAFYKKCREILTEDLGAREPNAIYPPCIEAMKEVIYHKINLFNDQDKVKYYK; encoded by the coding sequence ATGTTAATAAATATGAAAGAGTTGTTATCTGTAGCTCAAGAAAATAAATTTGCTGTGCCAGCTTTTAATACAAGCAGCAATATGATTTTAAGAGGTGTAATGGAAGCTTGTAAAGAAAAACAAGCTCCAGTAATTATTGCAATACATCCAGATGAATTGTCATTTGTAGAAGACAGCTTTATAGCAAGTGTAAAGGAAGAAGCTTTTAAATCAAATGTACCAGTAGTTATTCATTTGGATCATGGTGGAACTTTTGAGCAGATTTTAAGAGCAATAAAATGTGGGTTTACATCAGTAATGATTGATGCTTCACATATGTCCTTTGAAGAAAATATTGCAATTACAAAAAAGGTAGTAGAAGCAGCACATCCAATTAATGTTTCGGTTGAAGCTGAACTTGGAACTATAGGGACAACTGGTAATGGCGGAGAATATGGAGCTGATGAAATAATATATACAGATCCAGAAAAAGCAAAAGAGTTTGTTGAAAGAACTGGTGTAGACACTCTAGCAATTGCTATTGGTACATCTCATGGAATTTATCCTAAAAATATGAAACCAAAATTAAGATTGGATTTATTAAAAACTATAAGAGAAATTGTACAAATTCCATTAGTATTACACGGAGGATCAGCTAATTCAGATGATGAAATTGCTGAGTCTGTAAAATTAGGAATATCTAAAATAAATATTTCTAGTGATATAAAAGATGCATTTTATAAGAAATGCCGTGAAATATTAACAGAGGATTTAGGTGCTCGTGAACCAAATGCAATTTATCCACCATGTATAGAAGCTATGAAGGAAGTTATTTATCATAAAATAAATTTATTTAATGATCAAGACAAAGTAAAATATTACAAATAA
- a CDS encoding stalk domain-containing protein, translating to MKKLMIGLLTAVTIVGMSAQAFAADDISRHKSNPANIIDDTVPISSYAPKDVDINKVAICGKNIEIGRNGVLIYKGKIMVPLKFTAESLGFKVEADKDNKTVRLDNGKIKINVYVGTDGFGYTSTDPDTMVLAVMHVLGAETIIDDNTIYVPINLYNSIFNDQKTVGSFFVRDKDGQWIYSANGELAVGWKLINNKWYFMNNNGIMQRGWVQTNGHWYYLLNNGEMAAGTVTPDGYKVDENGKWDGKPAATVVNKPEDADDIISPIERFDTIDEAQKALKFKITVPKELLGKYNIKYINTISRDLFQICYVNKQNDIIFRMGQGTYDISGDYNNYKINNTVNLNGINVKLKGDDNLIKVAVWSVNNMSYSISLNDGMKQDDIINIVKSTF from the coding sequence ATGAAAAAATTAATGATAGGTTTATTAACAGCAGTAACAATTGTGGGGATGTCAGCTCAAGCATTTGCAGCAGATGATATATCAAGACACAAATCTAATCCAGCGAATATTATTGATGATACTGTTCCAATATCAAGCTATGCACCTAAGGATGTTGATATTAACAAGGTAGCAATATGCGGAAAAAATATTGAAATTGGAAGAAATGGAGTTTTAATATATAAAGGCAAAATTATGGTTCCACTTAAATTTACAGCAGAAAGTCTTGGTTTTAAAGTTGAAGCAGATAAGGATAATAAAACTGTAAGATTAGACAATGGTAAAATTAAAATAAATGTTTATGTAGGAACAGATGGTTTTGGGTATACAAGTACTGATCCTGATACTATGGTATTAGCTGTGATGCATGTATTAGGTGCAGAAACTATAATAGATGATAATACTATATACGTGCCAATAAATTTATATAATTCCATATTCAATGATCAAAAAACAGTAGGAAGCTTTTTTGTAAGAGATAAAGATGGACAATGGATTTATTCAGCTAATGGGGAGTTAGCAGTAGGATGGAAATTAATAAATAATAAGTGGTATTTCATGAATAATAATGGCATAATGCAAAGAGGATGGGTTCAAACTAATGGCCATTGGTACTATTTATTAAATAATGGAGAAATGGCTGCAGGCACAGTAACCCCAGATGGATATAAAGTAGATGAAAATGGAAAATGGGATGGTAAACCAGCTGCTACAGTAGTAAATAAACCTGAAGATGCAGATGATATAATAAGTCCTATTGAGAGATTTGATACTATAGACGAAGCACAAAAAGCATTAAAATTTAAGATTACAGTGCCAAAAGAATTATTAGGTAAATACAATATAAAATATATAAATACTATATCAAGAGATTTATTTCAAATATGCTATGTAAACAAACAAAATGACATCATATTTAGAATGGGACAAGGAACTTATGATATAAGTGGTGATTATAACAACTATAAAATCAATAATACTGTAAATTTAAACGGAATCAATGTAAAATTAAAAGGAGATGACAATCTTATTAAAGTTGCCGTTTGGAGCGTAAATAATATGTCATATTCTATCTCACTAAATGATGGTATGAAACAAGATGATATTATTAATATTGTAAAAAGTACTTTTTAG
- a CDS encoding PTS fructose transporter subunit IIC: MLKRLQLKKHAMTGISYMLPLVVASGLLIAIGNLAGGNPSLISDYKSSYNVWQAAVSLGVFGMGLLPSVMGAAIAYSIADRPGIAPGLLMGMVANAMGAGFLGGMLGGYLAGYFVNYLKKVIVVPKWAQGLLPMMIIPLISSVVIGLVMFFVIGRPIAAASAALTNMLNNMQGGSKAVFGAIMGAMAAFDFGGPVNKVASLFADGLLLQGVYGPEAIKICASMIPPFGVTLSWLIRRSRYTKGESDNIKIAFPMGICMITEGVIPIAAVDPLRVIFSCSFGAAVGGALIMLLNVGSPVPSGGMFIVPAMQNPIGFLVALGVGSVITAILLVALKKDAKEKIYEEEEEEEQVDLSGIEIK, translated from the coding sequence ATGTTAAAAAGATTACAATTAAAAAAACATGCTATGACAGGTATATCATACATGCTTCCACTAGTTGTAGCATCGGGTCTATTAATCGCCATCGGTAATTTAGCAGGAGGAAATCCATCATTAATTTCTGATTATAAAAGTTCTTATAATGTTTGGCAGGCTGCAGTTTCACTAGGTGTATTTGGTATGGGATTGTTACCTTCAGTTATGGGTGCTGCCATTGCATACTCTATTGCAGACCGCCCTGGTATTGCACCAGGTTTATTGATGGGTATGGTAGCCAATGCTATGGGTGCTGGTTTCTTAGGTGGAATGCTTGGAGGTTATCTTGCAGGTTATTTTGTAAATTATCTAAAGAAAGTCATAGTTGTACCTAAGTGGGCCCAAGGGTTATTGCCAATGATGATCATTCCATTAATATCTTCTGTAGTCATAGGATTAGTTATGTTTTTTGTAATTGGCAGGCCTATAGCAGCAGCTTCAGCTGCACTTACAAATATGCTTAACAACATGCAAGGGGGATCAAAAGCCGTGTTTGGTGCTATTATGGGTGCTATGGCAGCGTTTGATTTTGGTGGGCCTGTTAATAAAGTTGCATCTCTTTTTGCAGATGGACTTCTATTACAAGGAGTTTATGGTCCAGAAGCTATTAAGATTTGTGCTTCTATGATTCCACCTTTTGGAGTTACATTATCATGGTTAATAAGAAGATCTAGATATACTAAGGGTGAGTCAGATAATATAAAAATAGCATTTCCAATGGGTATATGTATGATTACTGAAGGTGTTATCCCTATTGCAGCAGTTGATCCACTTCGTGTAATTTTCTCTTGTTCTTTTGGTGCAGCTGTTGGCGGTGCGTTAATCATGCTATTAAATGTTGGATCTCCAGTTCCATCAGGAGGAATGTTTATTGTACCCGCAATGCAAAATCCAATTGGTTTCTTAGTAGCATTAGGTGTTGGATCAGTTATTACAGCAATTTTACTTGTAGCTCTTAAAAAAGACGCTAAAGAAAAAATATATGAAGAAGAGGAAGAAGAGGAACAAGTGGATTTATCAGGTATAGAAATAAAATAA
- a CDS encoding lipase family alpha/beta hydrolase, whose amino-acid sequence MTEIIVIFALTLITLSAIFLDITKRLNLLHKILMYIYFIFAPHIVALGYFSIQHSKFGQDNAIYRWAILTEIIIFILYIFIKVNIIPNNKKQIVNLRLRIMLGGRCLVLYGLYTAFVQIIIYLIGNTIMQRLAIPEHILVIDSIIVVLNIIILIINGMLRILCTSRRLNIVKRLIVGFLSLIPIVNIFVMLYACHIAAIEYDHECYKVINHEARVDSEVCKTKYPLVLVHGVGFRDLKYINYWGRIPKELIRNGATVYYGNQEAWGTVEYNAEDIKNKILGILKETGCEKVNIIAHSKGGLDSRYMITKLEMGDYVASLTMVSSPHRGCKFVDLACKIPDRIYKAIARFFDNRYRFLGDKNPDFYTASRQFSTYHSKKFNEEVKDVDGVYYQSYTSVVRNIFSDYVVAIPYILVKLTEGENDGLVSIESAKWGEFKGVLRNKRRRGISHGDIIDLRRDDYKDFDVIEKYVEIVSDLKNKGF is encoded by the coding sequence ATGACCGAAATTATAGTGATTTTTGCATTAACACTAATAACGCTTAGCGCCATATTCTTGGATATCACTAAAAGATTAAATTTGCTACATAAGATTTTAATGTATATATATTTTATCTTTGCGCCACATATTGTTGCGTTAGGATATTTTTCAATCCAACATAGCAAATTTGGACAAGATAATGCTATATACAGATGGGCTATTTTAACGGAGATAATTATTTTTATTCTATATATTTTTATAAAAGTAAACATAATTCCAAATAATAAAAAGCAAATAGTAAACCTTAGATTAAGAATAATGTTAGGCGGAAGATGTCTTGTTTTATATGGATTATATACAGCATTTGTTCAAATTATTATATATTTAATAGGAAATACAATAATGCAAAGATTGGCAATTCCAGAACACATATTAGTAATTGATAGCATTATTGTTGTGTTAAACATTATTATTTTAATTATCAATGGAATGCTAAGAATTTTATGTACTTCAAGAAGATTAAATATTGTAAAAAGACTTATAGTAGGCTTTTTGAGTCTTATTCCAATCGTAAATATTTTTGTGATGTTATATGCTTGCCATATTGCAGCAATAGAGTATGATCATGAGTGTTATAAAGTAATTAATCATGAAGCTCGTGTTGATTCAGAAGTATGTAAAACAAAATATCCTCTTGTATTAGTTCATGGTGTAGGGTTTAGAGATTTAAAATATATTAATTACTGGGGCAGGATACCTAAAGAGTTAATTCGTAATGGAGCCACAGTTTATTATGGAAATCAGGAAGCTTGGGGAACAGTTGAGTATAATGCAGAAGATATAAAAAATAAAATATTAGGTATATTGAAAGAAACAGGATGTGAAAAGGTAAATATTATTGCGCACTCAAAAGGTGGACTAGATTCACGTTATATGATTACTAAATTAGAAATGGGAGATTACGTTGCATCATTAACCATGGTATCATCTCCACACAGAGGATGTAAGTTTGTTGATCTTGCTTGTAAAATTCCTGATAGAATCTATAAAGCCATTGCAAGATTTTTTGATAACCGTTATAGATTTCTAGGTGATAAGAATCCTGACTTTTATACTGCAAGCAGACAGTTTTCAACTTACCATAGTAAAAAATTCAATGAAGAGGTAAAAGACGTAGATGGTGTGTATTATCAAAGTTACACATCTGTAGTAAGAAATATATTTAGTGATTATGTTGTTGCAATACCATATATTTTAGTAAAGTTAACAGAAGGTGAAAATGATGGTCTGGTATCTATTGAATCTGCTAAATGGGGAGAATTTAAAGGGGTATTGAGAAATAAACGAAGGCGTGGAATCTCTCATGGAGATATTATAGATCTAAGAAGAGATGATTATAAAGACTTTGATGTAATAGAAAAATATGTGGAAATTGTATCAGATCTTAAAAATAAAGGTTTTTAG
- a CDS encoding PTS fructose transporter subunit IIB: MKIVGIAACTSGIAHTYIAKEKLVRAAKALNHEIHIETQGTIGTEDELSLKEIEEADVVIIAADIKVGGRERFKGKKVIDVSTDIVIKAPKALINKIQQDLGSK, encoded by the coding sequence ATGAAAATTGTAGGAATAGCAGCTTGTACATCTGGGATTGCACACACTTATATAGCAAAAGAAAAATTAGTACGTGCTGCAAAAGCATTGAACCATGAAATCCATATTGAAACACAAGGAACAATTGGGACAGAAGATGAACTTAGTCTTAAAGAGATCGAAGAAGCAGATGTAGTGATTATCGCAGCAGATATTAAAGTAGGAGGGAGGGAGAGATTTAAAGGAAAGAAAGTTATTGATGTCTCAACAGATATTGTAATTAAAGCTCCAAAAGCACTTATTAATAAGATTCAGCAAGATTTAGGGTCAAAGTAA
- a CDS encoding class II fructose-bisphosphate aldolase: MYVSMREMLKKANEENYAVMAINCFNLETARSVIKAAELENAPIIINLYQEHLIDHCDSELITPIVKTLASRTSINVALNFDHGQEVIFLKKAIDDGFSSVMVDASRFGLQGNIDMTREVVNYAHPKGVSVEGEIGCLGATEGRAFTNDHMYTNPEEALKFAKETGIDALAISIGTSHGNYPDGMIPEFDFERLKTIKELTKMPLVLHGGSGSGRDNILKAVKYGINKINVGCDFMNANVEAIKTILQKDPNINYYVLMHKVERESIELVRSYIRLSGSNNKNQ, encoded by the coding sequence ATGTATGTTTCTATGAGAGAAATGCTGAAAAAAGCAAATGAAGAAAATTATGCAGTTATGGCTATTAATTGCTTTAATTTGGAGACAGCAAGAAGTGTAATTAAGGCTGCAGAGCTAGAAAATGCACCTATTATAATCAATTTATATCAAGAACATTTAATTGATCACTGTGATAGTGAACTAATAACTCCTATTGTGAAAACACTAGCGAGTAGAACATCTATAAATGTAGCCTTAAACTTTGATCATGGACAAGAAGTTATATTTTTAAAAAAAGCAATAGATGATGGTTTTTCATCAGTAATGGTAGACGCATCACGCTTTGGATTGCAGGGAAATATCGACATGACAAGAGAAGTTGTAAATTATGCTCATCCAAAGGGTGTTAGTGTTGAAGGTGAAATCGGGTGCTTGGGTGCTACAGAAGGGCGTGCATTTACAAATGATCATATGTATACGAATCCAGAAGAGGCATTAAAGTTTGCTAAAGAAACTGGAATTGATGCATTGGCAATATCAATTGGCACGTCGCATGGAAATTATCCTGATGGAATGATACCAGAATTTGATTTTGAAAGATTGAAAACTATTAAGGAATTAACAAAAATGCCACTAGTACTTCACGGAGGTTCTGGCTCAGGAAGAGATAATATTTTAAAGGCTGTTAAATATGGTATTAATAAAATTAATGTTGGTTGTGATTTTATGAATGCAAATGTTGAAGCTATAAAAACGATACTACAAAAAGATCCAAACATTAACTACTATGTCCTAATGCATAAAGTTGAACGAGAAAGTATCGAATTGGTGAGAAGTTACATTAGGTTATCAGGGTCAAATAATAAAAATCAGTAG
- a CDS encoding DUF5808 domain-containing protein, with amino-acid sequence MNKDDDPRHWKLGILYYNPDNPSESVDKRNGIGSTINFGSKIGRRIMASILSIPVIIILLVFAAFRFF; translated from the coding sequence GTGAATAAAGATGACGACCCTAGACATTGGAAACTTGGAATTCTCTACTATAATCCAGATAATCCATCTGAATCTGTTGATAAGAGGAATGGTATAGGAAGCACTATTAATTTTGGAAGTAAAATTGGTAGGCGTATAATGGCATCTATCTTGTCTATTCCAGTTATAATAATATTATTAGTATTTGCTGCTTTTAGATTTTTTTAA
- the fliB gene encoding flagellin lysine-N-methylase has protein sequence MKTIVPHYYKNFKCIASKCTDTCCAGWEIIIDDETYRNYNKVSGEFGERLRSNLTLYEDGEPGFVLQNNNCPFLSKNNLCDIYTELGEKSLCYTCKTYPRLIEEYSNLREMGVSLSCPEAARLILQDPNPISFEVSDDYEMENPYDDINFDISVQLISARKMALDILQDRSVDLNHRIALVINFAHDIQEEINKNDLSKTKNIVNRYSRESYKKELLNKFDKYKAKQSDKYENMLKCMNMYKNLNPINDNWPQILEHAIDYFYKIDDVAFYKKQYDAFNEYYKTRTYEYEHLMVYFIFQYFMKAIFDEELCSKVTLAVMSYLIIKELNVVRWIDNNYNFDINDQIDIMHMYSKEVENSEKTLYDLEEMFNTSRIFDLEQLLILIMN, from the coding sequence ATGAAAACAATAGTACCCCATTATTATAAAAATTTTAAATGCATCGCTTCAAAATGTACTGATACTTGTTGTGCTGGGTGGGAAATTATAATTGATGACGAAACATATAGGAATTATAACAAGGTAAGTGGTGAATTTGGTGAAAGATTAAGATCAAATTTAACATTATATGAAGATGGAGAGCCTGGTTTTGTATTACAAAATAATAACTGCCCATTTTTAAGTAAAAATAACCTCTGTGATATCTATACTGAACTTGGAGAAAAAAGCTTATGTTATACATGCAAAACATACCCAAGGTTAATAGAGGAATATAGTAATTTACGTGAAATGGGGGTATCTTTGTCCTGTCCTGAAGCTGCAAGATTAATTCTTCAAGATCCTAATCCAATTAGTTTTGAAGTTTCAGATGATTATGAAATGGAAAATCCATATGATGATATAAATTTTGATATTTCCGTGCAGCTAATATCAGCTAGGAAAATGGCCTTAGATATTTTACAAGATCGATCTGTAGATTTAAATCATAGGATTGCATTAGTAATTAATTTTGCTCATGATATTCAAGAAGAAATAAATAAAAATGATCTATCCAAAACTAAAAATATAGTAAATAGATATTCTAGAGAATCTTATAAGAAAGAGCTTCTTAATAAGTTTGATAAGTATAAAGCAAAACAATCTGATAAGTATGAAAATATGCTTAAATGTATGAATATGTATAAAAACCTCAATCCTATTAATGATAACTGGCCACAAATACTAGAACATGCTATTGACTATTTTTATAAAATAGACGATGTTGCTTTTTATAAAAAACAATATGATGCTTTTAATGAATATTATAAAACAAGAACCTATGAATATGAACATTTAATGGTATATTTTATATTCCAATATTTTATGAAAGCTATTTTTGATGAAGAATTATGCTCTAAGGTTACACTAGCTGTCATGAGCTATCTCATTATTAAAGAGTTAAATGTGGTACGCTGGATTGATAATAATTATAACTTTGATATAAATGATCAAATAGACATAATGCATATGTATTCTAAGGAAGTTGAAAATTCAGAAAAAACCCTTTATGATCTTGAGGAAATGTTTAACACGAGCAGAATATTTGATTTAGAACAATTACTTATTTTAATAATGAATTAG
- a CDS encoding RNA polymerase sigma factor translates to MKDVSLRTDEIISQDLDHYGDMLLRLAYSYMKNIYDAEDAVQDVFVQLLKNIEIFESDDHKKHWLICVTRNICKNKLKSVWFKKHVELTDMPYYDEYKDNNVLNQVMKLPLKYREIIHLYYYEGYTTVEISNIVNKKEATVRSLLSRGRNMLKIELKEEYDFE, encoded by the coding sequence ATGAAAGATGTTTCATTGCGTACGGATGAAATTATTTCACAAGATTTAGATCATTATGGAGATATGCTGCTGAGGCTTGCATATTCATATATGAAAAATATATACGATGCAGAAGATGCTGTTCAAGATGTTTTTGTACAATTGCTTAAAAATATAGAGATATTTGAAAGCGACGATCACAAAAAGCATTGGCTTATTTGTGTTACCAGAAATATATGCAAAAATAAGTTGAAATCAGTATGGTTTAAAAAGCATGTAGAGTTAACTGATATGCCCTATTATGATGAATATAAAGATAACAATGTTTTAAATCAGGTTATGAAACTTCCACTGAAATATAGAGAAATTATTCATTTATATTATTATGAAGGCTATACTACGGTTGAAATATCAAATATAGTAAATAAGAAAGAAGCTACAGTAAGATCATTACTTAGCAGAGGAAGAAATATGTTAAAAATAGAGCTGAAGGAGGAGTATGATTTTGAGTAA
- a CDS encoding BglG family transcription antiterminator: protein MHNLNSRQVEFINLLLDENQYRPIKYYTEFLNVSDKTLKKDLVVIEEYLNKFNVELDKKHSVGIAIKDIMNAKLILRNTLESQRNKNKKISINDRRIEIIRDMLIDSHNSTSIQKLSDKYYVSKTSIINDFKYIEEWLHSFNLKLEKTVEGTQIKGFEVDIRRAIASLLFEYSKDGRNKKTIEELATRLDVITLNGLSELFEKDKVIYVNKLLLDLEKKYNCRIDDPYYINLLTHILISMVRGSKGRTVHKKEVIGEFKSEKDYKEAVLCINKINSDFGMKLDESEVYYLYQYFVSFGLIKDVIENEDKVLNKLDCLAITYRNKMTQCMEEILQVNIAKNQSIMEKLLLHIRPMLNRMEHDIQISNSLMSDIKDHYPILLNVCKAAALMVSHDMKLEVIPIDEIGYLTLYYQLGLEECHSERKRVLVVCHSGYGTSKLLSTRLKRYFPEFEIIESISANRLMNRNLDDIDFVISTVPLDLESNPFLLVSTFLNENDIKNISDFLLNNKERFSNMPVATKFIGEYLWENLIYFNKNQSDIEKEIKKNIKVNINFNEIDINRNLKIQLGFCKEECILGLSINDIENNEKQLVFYVAMDDIEIMTHILREAVNFSVKESYANYLMKCKKEKDIKQYFKLNSEGGTKMEADLAKVIQKETIKLNMKATTKDEALKELTELLYDAGALSSKKEFLEDVYYRETLGSTGIGNGIAIPHGKSKFVNKTSIAFGKTNSDIKWETLDGKPVNFVILFAVTESDKNSVHVRLLSKVAAKLGDDEACEDLLKAKTPEEVYEIFTRAEEI from the coding sequence ATGCATAACCTAAATAGCAGACAGGTTGAATTTATAAATTTGTTATTAGATGAGAATCAATATAGACCAATTAAATATTATACAGAATTCTTGAATGTGTCTGATAAAACTTTAAAGAAAGATTTAGTTGTAATTGAAGAATATTTAAACAAATTTAATGTTGAATTAGATAAAAAGCATAGCGTTGGAATAGCGATAAAAGATATTATGAACGCAAAACTAATTTTACGCAATACTCTTGAATCACAAAGAAATAAAAATAAGAAGATTTCCATTAATGATAGAAGAATTGAGATTATTAGAGACATGCTAATTGATTCTCATAATAGTACTTCGATTCAGAAGCTTTCTGATAAGTATTATGTGAGTAAAACAAGCATAATTAATGATTTTAAATATATAGAGGAATGGCTTCATTCCTTTAACTTAAAATTAGAAAAAACAGTAGAAGGGACACAAATAAAAGGCTTTGAAGTTGATATCCGTAGAGCTATTGCATCTTTACTTTTTGAATATTCGAAAGATGGAAGAAATAAAAAGACTATTGAAGAATTAGCAACACGTTTAGATGTAATTACATTAAATGGATTGTCAGAGTTATTTGAAAAAGACAAGGTGATATATGTTAATAAACTTTTACTCGACTTAGAAAAGAAATATAACTGTAGAATAGATGATCCATATTATATTAACTTACTTACTCATATTTTAATTTCAATGGTAAGAGGTTCAAAAGGGAGAACAGTACACAAAAAGGAAGTCATCGGAGAATTTAAATCAGAAAAGGATTATAAAGAAGCTGTCTTATGCATTAACAAAATTAATAGCGATTTTGGGATGAAATTAGATGAGAGCGAGGTTTATTACTTATATCAATATTTTGTATCTTTTGGATTAATTAAAGATGTAATTGAAAATGAAGATAAAGTGTTAAACAAATTAGATTGTCTAGCAATAACCTATAGAAATAAGATGACTCAATGCATGGAAGAGATATTACAAGTAAACATTGCAAAAAATCAAAGTATAATGGAAAAATTATTACTCCATATACGTCCTATGCTAAATCGTATGGAGCATGATATTCAAATATCAAATTCACTTATGAGTGATATAAAAGACCATTATCCTATTCTTTTAAATGTGTGTAAAGCGGCTGCACTTATGGTATCTCATGATATGAAACTAGAGGTTATTCCTATAGATGAAATTGGATATTTAACTTTATATTATCAGTTAGGCTTGGAGGAATGTCACTCTGAAAGGAAACGAGTTCTAGTTGTTTGTCATAGTGGATATGGAACATCAAAACTCTTAAGTACAAGACTTAAAAGATATTTTCCAGAATTTGAAATTATAGAAAGCATTTCAGCAAATAGGCTCATGAATAGGAATCTTGATGATATTGATTTTGTAATCTCGACAGTTCCATTAGATTTAGAGAGTAATCCTTTCTTACTAGTATCAACATTTTTAAATGAGAATGATATCAAAAATATATCAGATTTCTTACTTAATAATAAAGAGAGATTTTCTAATATGCCAGTTGCAACTAAATTTATCGGAGAGTATTTATGGGAGAATTTAATATATTTCAATAAAAACCAGAGTGACATAGAGAAAGAAATTAAAAAAAATATCAAGGTGAACATTAATTTTAATGAAATAGATATTAATAGAAATTTAAAAATACAATTAGGTTTTTGCAAGGAAGAATGTATACTTGGACTTTCAATAAATGACATAGAGAATAATGAGAAGCAATTAGTATTTTACGTTGCTATGGATGATATTGAGATAATGACTCATATTTTAAGAGAAGCAGTAAATTTTAGTGTTAAAGAAAGTTATGCTAATTATTTAATGAAATGTAAGAAGGAGAAAGATATAAAGCAATACTTTAAATTAAATAGCGAAGGTGGTACAAAAATGGAAGCAGATTTAGCAAAAGTAATACAAAAGGAAACAATAAAACTCAATATGAAAGCGACTACAAAGGATGAAGCATTAAAAGAACTTACGGAATTATTATATGATGCAGGTGCACTTTCAAGTAAGAAAGAATTTTTGGAAGACGTATATTATAGAGAAACTCTGGGTTCAACAGGTATAGGCAATGGAATTGCAATTCCACATGGAAAATCTAAATTTGTAAATAAAACATCCATAGCTTTTGGTAAAACAAATTCAGATATTAAATGGGAGACTTTAGACGGCAAACCTGTGAACTTCGTTATACTATTTGCTGTAACTGAATCTGATAAAAATAGTGTTCATGTTAGGTTACTTTCCAAAGTAGCAGCAAAACTTGGAGATGATGAAGCTTGTGAGGATTTATTAAAAGCAAAAACACCGGAAGAAGTATATGAAATATTTACAAGAGCAGAGGAAATTTAA